The following DNA comes from Microbacterium foliorum.
CGAACGGCTCCACGACAGCGACGATCTGCACTGGTCGATCCGCGATCCCGCTCGCATCGGCACCCCGGCCGCCTTCGACTCCGCCTTCGATGCGCTCGTGCAGCGCATCCGCGCCTTCTCTTCTCGTCTCGTCGCCGCCTGAGCCGATGTCCCCGGTGCGTGCGACGATCTGCACGTCGACGGGAGAACAGGATGCGGGGCGAAGCGACCGTGCTGCACGCCGACCTCGACGCGTTCTACGCCTCGGTCGAGCAGCGCGATGCCCCCGAGCTGCGCGGCCGGCCGGTCATCGTGGGCGGCGGGGTCGTGCTGGCTGCGAGCTACGAGGCCAAGGCCCGCGGGGTGCGCACGGCGATGGGCGGGCGACAGGCCCTCGAGCTCTGTCCGGATGCGGTCGTCGTGCCACCGCGGATGGAGGCCTACTCCGCCGCGAGCCATGACGTGTTCGCGATCTTCCGCGACACGACGCCGGTCGTCGAGGGGCTCTCGATCGATGAGGCCTTTCTCGAGGTCGGGGGCCTCCGACGCATCGTCGGCACGCCTGAAGAGGTCGCCGTGCGCCTGCGCGAGCGGGTGCGCACCGAGGTCGGGCTGGCCATCTCGGTCGGTGTCGCACGCACGAAGTTCCTCGCGAAGGTCGCGAGCGCCGTCAGCAAGCCTGACGGTCTGCTCGTGGTCGAGCCCGAACGCGAAGAGGAGTTCCTGCTCCCCCTGCCGGTCGAGCGACTGTGGGGCGTGGGCGCCGTCACCGCTGAGAAGCTGCAGCGCTACGGCATCCGCACCGTCGGCCAGCTGGCCGAGCTTGAGTCGGCCACCGCCGAGCGGATGCTGGGCAAGGCCGTCGGCGCGCACCTGCACGCCCTCGCCCGCCTGCGGGATCCGCGTCCGGTCGACACGACCCGGCGGCGAGGATCCATCGGCTCGCAGCGCGCCCTCGGTCGAGGCCCGCGCTCGGCCGAGGAGCTCGATCTGATCCTGACGCAGATCGTCGACCGACTCGCGCGGCGGCTGCGCGACGGTGACAGGGTGTGCCGGTCGGTGGTGCTGCGGCT
Coding sequences within:
- the dinB gene encoding DNA polymerase IV; its protein translation is MRGEATVLHADLDAFYASVEQRDAPELRGRPVIVGGGVVLAASYEAKARGVRTAMGGRQALELCPDAVVVPPRMEAYSAASHDVFAIFRDTTPVVEGLSIDEAFLEVGGLRRIVGTPEEVAVRLRERVRTEVGLAISVGVARTKFLAKVASAVSKPDGLLVVEPEREEEFLLPLPVERLWGVGAVTAEKLQRYGIRTVGQLAELESATAERMLGKAVGAHLHALARLRDPRPVDTTRRRGSIGSQRALGRGPRSAEELDLILTQIVDRLARRLRDGDRVCRSVVLRLRFGDFAKATRSRTLGSATDRTAILLTVARTLLAAAGPEIAERGITLIGLSLSHLDRADRVQPELPIDWGDEERLDTVLDTLRDRFGATSVARAAQMGRDPGWSSPILPEHE